From Luteolibacter arcticus, one genomic window encodes:
- a CDS encoding amidohydrolase family protein has product MRIDCHVHMVGTGAGGTGCWYRPKGLTKIGEPFLVKAVGLTTRDLHGPEFDQLYVGNLLEFIRGSSVDSALLLAHELPHLEDGTSLPERSSLYVPNDCVLKLAQEHSEFLAGVSIHPARKDAMEELEKCLAGGAAALKCLPNVQGIDWNSPRYTAFLERMAEAGLPLLAHTGSERTMPVMDHALASPRVLTRALEIGVTCIAAHAGTGMMVLDPDYFDVFTEMLAKYPNLYGDNSALAGLSFRLRPSALRVMTSAAMDGRILHGSDLPVPPSGLLPWAFGMIPWEDFMDSRGVANPLERDATLKRMMGFNDVAFTRAADVLRGVK; this is encoded by the coding sequence ATGCGCATTGACTGTCACGTCCACATGGTAGGCACCGGCGCAGGCGGCACCGGCTGCTGGTACCGGCCGAAGGGCCTTACGAAGATCGGCGAGCCATTTCTGGTGAAGGCGGTCGGCCTGACCACCCGCGACCTGCACGGGCCGGAGTTCGACCAGCTCTATGTCGGAAATCTGTTAGAGTTTATCCGCGGCTCGTCAGTCGATAGCGCGTTGCTGCTCGCGCACGAGCTGCCGCATCTGGAAGACGGCACGTCCTTGCCCGAGCGATCGTCGCTGTATGTGCCGAATGACTGCGTGCTGAAGCTCGCGCAGGAGCACTCCGAATTCCTCGCCGGGGTCTCGATCCATCCGGCGCGAAAGGATGCGATGGAGGAATTGGAGAAGTGCCTCGCCGGCGGTGCGGCGGCGCTGAAGTGTCTGCCGAATGTGCAGGGTATCGATTGGAATAGCCCGCGCTACACCGCTTTCCTCGAGCGCATGGCGGAGGCAGGCCTGCCACTGCTCGCCCACACCGGCAGCGAGCGGACCATGCCGGTGATGGATCATGCGCTCGCTTCACCACGGGTGCTGACGCGCGCGCTGGAGATCGGCGTCACGTGCATCGCGGCGCACGCTGGCACCGGCATGATGGTGCTGGATCCGGATTACTTCGATGTCTTCACGGAGATGCTCGCGAAGTATCCGAATCTCTATGGTGATAACAGTGCCCTCGCCGGCCTGAGCTTTCGCCTGCGGCCATCGGCGCTGCGCGTGATGACTTCGGCGGCGATGGACGGGCGCATCCTTCACGGCAGCGACTTGCCGGTGCCTCCCAGCGGTCTCTTGCCATGGGCCTTCGGGATGATCCCGTGGGAAGATTTCATGGATAGCCGGGGCGTGGCGAATCCACTGGAGCGGGACGCCACATTGAAGCGGATGATGGGCTTCAACGATGTGGCGTTCACCCGCGCGGCGGACGTGTTGAGGGGCGTGAAGTGA
- a CDS encoding DUF6370 family protein has translation MKILTTILMSAAAAAFASGGLAAEETKGKTVTLEGTATCAKCDLGTEDTCATVLQVKDGDKTVTYYITGEPDKEFHKKICKSSKEAKATGTVSDKDGKKMLEVTSIEEKTKK, from the coding sequence ATGAAAATTCTCACCACCATCCTCATGTCGGCAGCCGCTGCCGCATTTGCTTCCGGCGGATTGGCCGCGGAAGAAACCAAGGGCAAGACCGTGACCTTGGAAGGCACCGCCACCTGCGCGAAATGCGATCTGGGGACCGAAGATACCTGTGCCACTGTCCTCCAGGTGAAGGACGGCGACAAGACGGTGACCTACTACATCACCGGTGAGCCCGACAAAGAGTTCCACAAGAAGATCTGCAAATCCTCCAAGGAGGCAAAGGCGACCGGTACCGTCAGCGACAAGGACGGCAAGAAGATGCTTGAAGTCACGTCGATTGAAGAGAAGACGAAGAAGTGA